From a region of the Anaerolineales bacterium genome:
- a CDS encoding FAD-binding oxidoreductase, with translation MNGHRVRLMDIVGEAGVTEEPTLGDSFSLDRDLLPALHPRFRVQPKDVDEVEEIVRWANDASTPLVPLSSGEPHLRSASAPSAPGSVLVDLSGMKRIRKIDRRNRLALIEPGVTFGELQPELAEAGLRLITPLLPKQAKSVITSLLEREPIMSPRFQWNLLEPLRSLEIVWGHGEKFWSGSGFFHLENEESWKQGLVPLNGPGPGQLDFYKMVSAAQGSMGIVTMASVKCEVLPEFRKTFLIPAAKLEDLIDPMYHLLRFRFGDELFIVNRNCLALMLTRETNQMQSLKETLPAWMMIAGVSGGHILAHERVQAREADMRSIIEQAGLQMLTDVPGCSGSELQDVILKPCEAPYWKLRYKGGSQEIFFLTHLERTPAFNSEMDELAIQFRYPPSDIGVYIQPLHQGVYCHCEFMLPFDRGIPEERARSESLFREASLRMFKQGAYFSRPYGIWAGMVYNGDARTTIVTQKVKQIFDPNNVMNPGKLCF, from the coding sequence ATGAATGGACATCGCGTACGCCTGATGGACATCGTAGGTGAAGCGGGCGTAACCGAAGAGCCCACCCTGGGCGATTCGTTCTCGCTGGATCGGGACCTCCTGCCGGCGTTGCATCCACGTTTCCGTGTACAGCCGAAGGACGTGGACGAAGTCGAGGAGATCGTTCGTTGGGCGAATGACGCCTCCACTCCGCTGGTGCCGCTTAGTTCGGGGGAACCGCATCTGCGCAGCGCGTCCGCGCCCAGCGCCCCGGGCTCAGTCCTGGTCGATCTGAGCGGGATGAAGCGCATACGGAAAATCGACCGCAGGAACAGGCTCGCGCTGATCGAACCCGGCGTGACATTTGGAGAGCTGCAGCCCGAACTCGCTGAAGCCGGCCTACGCTTGATCACACCACTCCTCCCCAAACAGGCGAAATCGGTCATCACCAGCCTGCTGGAACGCGAACCCATCATGTCCCCTCGCTTCCAATGGAATCTGCTCGAACCGCTTCGCAGCCTGGAGATCGTATGGGGTCACGGCGAGAAATTCTGGAGCGGAAGCGGTTTCTTCCATCTCGAGAACGAAGAAAGCTGGAAGCAAGGCCTGGTGCCGCTCAACGGGCCGGGGCCGGGCCAGCTGGATTTCTACAAAATGGTATCGGCGGCCCAAGGGAGCATGGGGATCGTCACCATGGCCTCGGTAAAATGCGAGGTACTTCCGGAATTCCGCAAAACGTTCCTCATCCCGGCAGCCAAACTCGAAGATTTGATCGATCCCATGTACCACCTGCTGCGCTTTCGCTTCGGTGATGAACTGTTCATCGTCAACCGCAATTGTCTGGCCCTCATGCTCACCCGGGAAACAAACCAGATGCAATCCCTCAAAGAGACCCTTCCCGCATGGATGATGATCGCCGGCGTCAGCGGAGGCCACATCCTGGCACACGAACGAGTCCAGGCGCGCGAAGCTGACATGCGGTCCATAATCGAGCAAGCCGGCCTTCAAATGCTCACTGACGTGCCGGGATGCAGCGGCAGCGAACTGCAGGATGTCATCCTCAAACCCTGCGAAGCGCCGTATTGGAAATTGAGGTACAAAGGCGGGTCACAGGAAATCTTCTTCCTGACCCATCTCGAACGCACACCCGCCTTCAATTCGGAGATGGACGAGCTGGCCATCCAGTTCCGTTATCCCCCTTCAGACATTGGGGTCTACATTCAGCCGCTGCATCAAGGTGTGTACTGCCATTGTGAATTCATGCTGCCTTTCGACCGGGGGATTCCGGAAGAAAGAGCGCGGAGCGAATCTCTGTTCCGCGAAGCGAGCCTGAGGATGTTCAAGCAGGGTGCGTACTTCTCGCGCCCGTATGGCATCTGGGCCGGCATGGTGTACAACGGCGATGCCCGGACGACTATCGTCACGCAGAAGGTCAAACAGATTTTTGACCCCAACAACGTCATGAACCCCGGCAAACTTTGCTTCTGA